One Phoenix dactylifera cultivar Barhee BC4 chromosome 14, palm_55x_up_171113_PBpolish2nd_filt_p, whole genome shotgun sequence DNA window includes the following coding sequences:
- the LOC103698016 gene encoding pentatricopeptide repeat-containing protein At3g62890-like: MASSISLLPSPTVVPAEQWPQKSSQTLKSGGVGGRDRRFRASSLSGATTDELRRLLRSLPDPSPPFSYNTLIKAFALSGAHLDALRAYALMRARSVPPDPFTLPAVLRSAAAFPSLATALEAHGLAVKSGLDTRLPLRTALVGAYCSCGHPDFARRVFDRTDGRDAICYNTMIAGHVKCGEFELARDLFDRMPERNVSSWNTILDLYCKMGDVRAARRLFDEMPERNIVSWNAMISGHAKAGDFVAARELFDLMPERNVVSWNAVIGCYFHCGLFSETLDLFRMMQATDMKPNEVTVVAVLPACAHLGALDLGQWVHAYIQKQRIKMDLYVTAALVDMYGRCGSLEDARKVFDHAMKRDAFLCSTMIEVFAMHGRAQEAFQVFDFMRSEGIWPNDVTFMGILRACAHGGLVEFGLKYFNMMMAQFKLMPKVEHFGCMVDLLGRAGHLEEAHDLILGMPMEPPPMVWASLLSACKIHGNVKLAEEVAFHLIELEPQSCANYVVLSNMYSKANRWEDAAKIRRMMKEKGVVKKLGCSSIEVSNGVHEFLAGDKHHRHCKAIHEMLDQMAVRLKREGYVPCTSSALHDMDNDGREQVLLHHSEKLALAYGLISTDKGTTIRIFKNLRVCDDCHQFLKLASKHYDRQVIVRDCNRFHHFVGGSCSCSDYW; this comes from the coding sequence ATggcttcctccatctcccttctCCCGTCCCCAACCGTCGTCCCCGCCGAGCAATGGCCCCAGAAGTCCTCCCAAACCCTCAAATCCGGCGGCGTCGGCGGCCGCGACCGCCGCTTCCGCGCCTCTTCCCTCTCCGGCGCCACCACCGACgagctccgccgcctcctccgctCCCTTCCCGACCCCTCCCCTCCCTTCTCCTACAACACGCTCATCAAGGCCTTCGCCCTCTCCGGCGCCCACCTCGACGCCCTCCGCGCCTACGCCCTCATGCGCGCCCGCTCCGTCCCCCCCGACCCCTTCACCCTCCCTGCCGTCCTCCGCTCTGCCGCTGCCTTCCCCTCCCTCGCCACCGCCCTCGAAGCCCACGGCCTCGCCGTCAAGTCCGGCCTGGACACCCGCCTCCCCCTCCGTACTGCCCTCGTCGGCGCCTACTGCTCCTGCGGCCATCCCGATTTCGCCCGCCGCGTCTTCGACCGGACCGACGGCCGCGACGCCATTTGCTACAATACCATGATAGCCGGCCACGTGAAGTGCGGCGAGTTCGAGCTCGCCCGAGACCTCTTTGATCGAATGCCCGAGAGAAATGTGTCTTCTTGGAATACCATTCTCGATTTGTACTGCAAGATGGGTGATGTTCGGGCTGCAAGGAGGCTTTTCGATGAGATGCCTGAGAGAAACATCGTCTCCTGGAATGCGATGATCTCTGGGCATGCTAAAGCTGGCGACTTTGTTGCTGCGAGGGAGTTGTTTGATTTGATGCCGGAGAGAAATGTGGTGTCTTGGAATGCAGTGATTGGTTGCTACTTCCACTGTGGGCTCTTCTCTGAGACTTTGGACTTGTTCAGGATGATGCAAGCTACGGACATGAAGCCCAATGAGGTTACCGTCGTCGCGGTGTTACCAGCCTGTGCTCATCTGGGGGCATTGGATCTTGGACAATGGGTTCATGCCTACATTCAGAAGCAAAGGATAAAGATGGATCTCTATGTGACTGCTGCACTTGTTGACATGTATGGCAGGTGTGGCAGTTTGGAGGATGCTCGAAAAGTTTTCGACCATGCAATGAAAAGGGATGCATTTTTGTGCAGTACAATGATCGAGGTCTTTGCGATGCATGGGAGAGCACAAGAGGCATTTCAGGTCTTTGATTTTATGAGAAGTGAAGGGATTTGGCCGAATGATGTTACCTTTATGGGGATCTTGAGGGCTTGCGCTCATGGCGGGTTGGTGGAGTTTGGGTTGAAATACTTCAACATGATGATGGCGCAGTTCAAATTGATGCCAAAGGTGGAACATTTTGGGTGTATGGTGGATTTGCTTGGCCGAGCTGGACATCTGGAAGAGGCTCATGACTTGATTTTGGGCATGCCAATGGAACCTCctcccatggtgtgggcatctTTGCTCAGCGCTTGTAAAATCCATGGGAATGTGAAGTTAGCAGAGGAGGTGGCATTCCATCTCATAGAGTTGGAGCCTCAAAGTTGTGCAAACTACGTTGTGCTGTCTAACATGTATTCTAAAGCTAATAGGTGGGAAGATGCAGCAAAAATAAGGAGGATGATGAAGGAGAAGGGAGTTGTAAAGAAGCTTGGGTGCAGTTCAATCGAGGTGAGCAATGGAGTTCATGAATTCTTAGCTGGAGACAAGCATCATCGTCATTGCAAAGCAATACATGAAATGCTGGACCAAATGGCTGTGAGATTGAAGAGGGAGGGATATGTGCCATGCACTTCTTCTGCGTTGCATGATATGGATAATGATGGAAGGGAGCAAGTACTCCTCCATCATAGTGAGAAATTGGCTCTTGCTTATGGACTAATAAGCACGGATAAGGGAACTACCATTCGGATATTTAAGAACCTACGTGTTTGCGATGATTGTCATCAGTTCTTGAAGCTGGCTTCGAAGCATTATGATAGGCAAGTGATAGTGAGGGACTGCAACCGCTTTCACCATTTCGTTGGGGGGTCTTGTTCTTGCTCAGATTATTGGTGA